From a region of the Candidatus Jettenia caeni genome:
- a CDS encoding thiamin biosynthesis protein, giving the protein MAKALALLSGGLDSTLAIRVIQKQGIEVIALNFVTVFCRCTSHGSCKLEAVKVSEKFGIPIKVINTTERFLELVKKPKYGYGKNMNPCIDCRINIFRIAGEYMREIGADFIITGEVLGQRPMSQRKDAMRLIDKEANLTGLVLRPLCAKHMEPTIPEKLGIVDRGQLLQIRGRSRKDQIQLADVFQIKDYPCSAGGCLLTDPEFAHRIRDSIDTCDTTVNDVNLLKVGRHFRLDSKTKIIVGRNDEDNTRIDSLSQESDLLLNLIDMPGPLALVRGEITDEKIQIAARLTARYGKSQFLSGVKVSVKQAKKDLPAKTLEITPMSQEEADKLIIKKTHNQ; this is encoded by the coding sequence TTGGCGAAGGCTTTAGCATTATTATCAGGAGGCTTAGATAGTACCCTTGCAATCCGTGTCATTCAGAAACAAGGGATAGAGGTAATCGCCCTGAATTTTGTGACTGTATTTTGTCGTTGTACATCTCATGGTAGCTGCAAGCTTGAGGCAGTGAAGGTTTCAGAAAAGTTTGGAATACCAATTAAGGTTATCAATACTACCGAACGATTTCTGGAATTAGTAAAAAAACCCAAATACGGATATGGGAAGAATATGAACCCCTGCATAGATTGCCGGATTAATATCTTTCGCATTGCGGGAGAATATATGCGAGAGATCGGCGCTGATTTCATTATTACGGGTGAAGTACTAGGGCAAAGACCGATGTCACAACGAAAAGACGCCATGAGGCTTATCGATAAAGAGGCAAACCTTACGGGCCTTGTCTTAAGGCCTTTGTGTGCCAAGCACATGGAACCTACCATACCTGAAAAATTAGGCATTGTGGATAGGGGACAGTTGCTCCAAATTCGGGGCCGTTCGAGAAAAGATCAAATACAGCTTGCAGATGTATTTCAAATAAAAGATTATCCCTGTTCGGCAGGTGGATGCCTGCTGACCGACCCGGAATTTGCCCATCGTATAAGAGATTCTATCGATACCTGCGATACCACGGTTAATGATGTTAACTTGTTAAAGGTCGGGAGACACTTTAGGCTTGATTCAAAAACAAAAATCATTGTTGGCAGAAATGATGAAGACAATACGAGAATCGATTCGCTTTCACAGGAATCGGATCTCCTGTTAAATTTAATTGATATGCCCGGTCCTCTTGCCCTCGTACGCGGAGAGATCACCGATGAAAAAATTCAGATAGCAGCACGCCTTACTGCCCGGTATGGAAAATCACAATTCTTATCAGGAGTAAAGGTTTCTGTAAAACAGGCAAAGAAAGACCTCCCTGCAAAGACCCTGGAAATTACTCCGATGAGTCAAGAAGAAGCTGATAAACTTATCATAAAAAAGACACATAACCAGTAA
- a CDS encoding putative carboxylesterase, whose amino-acid sequence MVQNLILDDLSVYGAEFTLRNGKPACLLIHGLCSGPILMRELGEYLYKDGHTARGILLPGHCMNMGGLSSESHYNWSEKVESEYHKLTDTYKEVVVIGFSLGALLTLQLAAKYPIKKMVLMGIPIFLVREYLPMSSLIKLCKNFTQKVRTWRRKCYMESETYSGYLYHPVDTYYSLQAVDDILTIIETIKPRLKDIKSSALVIHSQKDGVAAPASARYVLKNLGSADKQLVWLNQSHHYMLSGGEKSIIFNAIKNFLSKT is encoded by the coding sequence ATGGTACAAAATTTAATACTCGACGATTTATCTGTATACGGCGCTGAATTTACCCTTAGAAATGGCAAGCCGGCTTGTTTACTCATACATGGACTTTGCAGCGGTCCTATTTTGATGAGAGAGCTTGGAGAATACCTGTACAAAGATGGCCATACTGCCAGAGGTATCCTTTTACCCGGCCATTGTATGAATATGGGAGGTCTCTCTTCGGAATCACATTACAACTGGAGCGAGAAAGTTGAGTCCGAGTATCATAAATTAACAGATACATACAAAGAAGTTGTAGTTATCGGATTTTCTTTAGGTGCATTGCTAACTTTACAATTAGCAGCAAAGTATCCGATAAAGAAGATGGTACTTATGGGCATACCGATATTTCTTGTGCGAGAGTACCTACCTATGAGTAGTTTAATTAAACTATGTAAGAATTTTACCCAAAAGGTTAGAACATGGAGAAGAAAGTGCTATATGGAATCGGAAACATATTCCGGCTATCTCTATCATCCGGTGGATACGTATTATTCTCTTCAAGCAGTTGATGACATCTTAACGATTATCGAGACTATTAAACCGAGGCTAAAAGATATAAAATCATCTGCCCTGGTCATTCATTCTCAAAAAGACGGTGTTGCCGCGCCAGCAAGTGCAAGATATGTATTAAAGAATCTCGGCTCTGCCGATAAACAGTTAGTATGGCTTAATCAGAGCCATCATTATATGTTATCTGGTGGTGAAAAGAGCATTATCTTCAATGCTATAAAAAATTTCTTGAGTAAAACTTAG
- a CDS encoding alkyl hydroperoxide reductase, with protein sequence MSVRIGQNAPEFTLQGVIGDKFCDVGLDEYKGKWVVLFFYPLDFTFICPTEITEFSKRDSEFKALNAQVLGVSVDSVYSHKAWLKDLGNLSYPLLSDITKDISRKYGVLLEDKGIALRGTFIIDPEGKLRYQLIHDLGIGRSVEEILRVLRALQTGELCPVEWKPGKKTLGKA encoded by the coding sequence TTACCTTGCAAGGTGTTATCGGAGATAAGTTTTGTGATGTAGGTTTGGATGAATATAAAGGGAAGTGGGTTGTTCTTTTCTTTTATCCACTAGATTTTACCTTTATATGTCCTACAGAAATTACTGAATTCTCAAAACGTGATAGTGAGTTTAAAGCACTTAATGCACAAGTTCTAGGGGTAAGCGTTGACAGTGTATATTCTCACAAGGCATGGTTGAAAGACCTAGGAAACCTTAGTTATCCATTACTGAGTGATATTACAAAAGATATTTCCCGGAAGTATGGTGTCCTTCTTGAAGATAAAGGTATTGCCTTGCGGGGTACTTTTATTATTGATCCGGAGGGGAAACTAAGGTATCAATTAATTCACGATTTAGGTATTGGAAGAAGTGTTGAAGAAATACTCAGGGTCTTAAGAGCATTACAAACAGGAGAGCTTTGCCCGGTTGAATGGAAGCCTGGTAAAAAGACATTGGGTAAAGCATAG
- a CDS encoding truncated DNA repair protein, giving the protein MEKGNSFTIHDLPKPERPRERLIKGIGLAKAAQIKACFELGKRQYLESEVEDIDFKNSQSVVKALQAKIKDKAKEHFKLILLLNTRNKIIGISTVSIGTLDSSLVHP; this is encoded by the coding sequence ATGGAAAAAGGAAATTCTTTTACTATTCATGATTTGCCAAAGCCTGAAAGACCAAGGGAACGACTGATAAAAGGCATTGGTCTTGCCAAAGCCGCTCAGATTAAAGCATGTTTTGAACTTGGCAAAAGACAGTACTTAGAGTCTGAAGTGGAAGATATTGATTTCAAAAATTCACAGAGCGTAGTTAAGGCGCTACAAGCGAAAATTAAAGACAAGGCAAAGGAACACTTTAAACTTATCCTCCTCCTGAACACGCGCAATAAAATTATTGGCATTTCTACTGTTTCTATTGGTACTCTTGATTCCAGTTTAGTGCATCCTTGA
- a CDS encoding truncated DNA repair protein, whose product MFKEAIVHSAYSVILAHNHPSGDPEPPSEDDMTITRRLKESGKILGVEVTDHIIISKDGFFSFKEKGIL is encoded by the coding sequence GTGTTCAAAGAGGCAATTGTTCATAGTGCTTACTCGGTAATTCTTGCCCACAATCATCCCTCTGGTGATCCTGAACCACCTTCTGAAGATGATATGACAATAACGAGAAGGTTAAAAGAATCCGGTAAAATATTGGGCGTAGAGGTTACAGACCATATAATTATTTCAAAAGATGGGTTTTTCAGTTTTAAAGAAAAAGGCATATTATAG
- a CDS encoding pyruvate phosphate dikinase, protein MSPKYIYFFGNGSAEGSADMKHLLGGKGANLAEMTNLGIPVPPGFTITTEVCDAYYKKNQQYPEGLAEEIERNLSQLEKLMGAKLGDAENPLLVSVRSGAAASMPGMMDTVLNLGLNPDAIKGLMKKTGNERFAWDAYRRFITMFGDVVMGVERHHFEEILDKYKKKTRVKSDTELTAEQLKNIVEEFKVIYKKKTRESFPHDPKVQLQKAINAVFASWNNPRAIKYRQLYDIKGLLGTAVNVQAMVFGNMGNDSATGVCFTRNPSTGENKFYGEFLINAQGEDVVAGIRTPEPIADLEKEMPDAYSQLVKYKNILENHFKDVQDIEFTIQESRLFMLQTRTGKRTARAAVKLAVDMAREGLIDKKTAISRIDPGQLDQLLHPTFDPKAKREIVAVGLPASPGAATGRVVFCAEDAERLAEKNEKVILVRKETSPEDIGGMHASQGILTTRGGMTSHAAVVARGMGKCCVAGCGSLNVDYKNQNFKVNGRVIKKGEYISLDGSSGEVMLGQVSTIEPKLSGDFATLMEWADEYRKLKIRTNADTPEDARKARELGAEGIGLCRTEHMFFGENRIDSVRQMILSAPDVKNLKAKISFLEKELAKAANDKADVLKKELMLVKKELKEPLVSYSSALKNLLPMQRRDFEQIFKAMDGLPVTIRLLDPPLHEFLPQEEYNQKEIAKKMKLSLKEIQEKVSALHELNPMLGHRGCRLGVTYPEIYDMQVQAIIEAACNMKKKGITVYPEIMLPIISTEQEFSVLKDNVHKIAKDVMQKKNMQIEYMVGTMIELPRAALIADKIAKHAEFFSFGTNDLTQMTFGFSRDDVGSFVPEYLEKGILEKDPFQVLDQEGTGQLVEIGIHKGRSIRSNLKVGICGEHGGNPQTISFCHKIGMNYVSCSPFRVPIARLAAAQASLQQPVSRATV, encoded by the coding sequence ATGTCACCTAAGTATATCTATTTTTTTGGCAATGGTTCTGCGGAAGGAAGCGCAGATATGAAACACCTCCTTGGTGGTAAGGGAGCCAACCTTGCAGAAATGACAAACCTAGGTATCCCTGTCCCTCCTGGCTTTACTATAACAACAGAGGTTTGCGATGCATATTACAAGAAAAACCAGCAGTATCCTGAGGGTCTTGCCGAAGAGATAGAACGGAATCTTTCTCAACTCGAGAAATTAATGGGTGCAAAATTAGGTGATGCAGAGAATCCCTTACTGGTTTCTGTGCGTAGTGGCGCGGCAGCATCTATGCCGGGGATGATGGATACAGTTCTCAACCTTGGATTAAATCCAGACGCTATTAAGGGCCTCATGAAAAAAACAGGTAACGAACGTTTTGCGTGGGACGCATACCGACGCTTTATTACCATGTTTGGTGACGTAGTTATGGGGGTAGAACGTCATCATTTCGAAGAGATTCTTGACAAATACAAAAAAAAGACACGGGTAAAAAGCGATACAGAACTTACCGCTGAACAATTGAAAAATATTGTTGAGGAGTTTAAGGTAATCTATAAGAAAAAGACCCGTGAATCCTTTCCTCATGATCCAAAGGTTCAGCTCCAAAAGGCAATAAATGCTGTGTTTGCCTCATGGAATAATCCCCGTGCTATAAAATACAGGCAACTTTATGATATTAAAGGCCTTCTTGGAACAGCAGTAAACGTTCAAGCCATGGTTTTCGGAAATATGGGGAATGATTCTGCTACGGGCGTATGTTTTACGAGGAATCCTTCAACGGGTGAGAATAAATTCTACGGTGAATTCCTCATTAATGCGCAGGGTGAGGATGTTGTTGCAGGTATTCGTACACCTGAGCCAATTGCTGATCTGGAGAAAGAGATGCCTGATGCTTATAGTCAGCTCGTTAAATATAAGAACATACTCGAAAATCATTTTAAGGATGTTCAGGATATCGAGTTTACCATTCAGGAAAGCCGGTTGTTTATGTTACAAACAAGAACTGGTAAGCGTACTGCCAGGGCAGCGGTAAAGCTGGCTGTTGATATGGCTCGGGAAGGACTTATTGATAAAAAGACAGCTATTTCCCGTATCGATCCCGGCCAGCTCGATCAGTTATTACATCCAACCTTTGACCCTAAAGCAAAAAGAGAGATTGTTGCTGTAGGGCTTCCTGCTTCACCAGGCGCGGCTACAGGTAGGGTTGTTTTTTGTGCCGAAGATGCAGAGAGATTAGCCGAGAAGAATGAGAAAGTAATCCTTGTACGAAAAGAAACCTCGCCCGAAGACATCGGTGGAATGCATGCTTCTCAGGGTATTCTGACAACACGTGGAGGTATGACATCTCATGCTGCCGTGGTGGCAAGAGGAATGGGCAAATGCTGTGTGGCGGGCTGTGGCTCGCTTAATGTTGATTATAAAAATCAAAATTTTAAAGTAAATGGCAGGGTAATAAAAAAAGGAGAATACATCTCCCTGGATGGCAGTAGCGGAGAAGTAATGTTAGGGCAAGTCTCTACCATAGAGCCCAAATTGAGCGGAGATTTTGCTACCCTTATGGAATGGGCAGATGAGTACCGGAAACTTAAGATACGAACGAACGCAGATACCCCGGAGGATGCAAGAAAAGCGCGTGAGTTGGGCGCAGAGGGTATTGGACTTTGCAGAACTGAACATATGTTCTTTGGAGAAAACAGAATTGATTCAGTTCGGCAAATGATACTCTCCGCACCAGACGTAAAAAATTTAAAAGCTAAAATTAGCTTCCTGGAAAAGGAGTTGGCAAAGGCAGCGAATGATAAAGCAGATGTTCTTAAGAAAGAATTAATGTTGGTTAAAAAGGAACTTAAAGAGCCTCTGGTCTCATATTCGTCTGCGCTTAAAAACCTACTTCCTATGCAACGCCGGGATTTTGAGCAGATATTCAAGGCAATGGATGGGCTTCCTGTTACCATACGGCTCCTTGATCCACCTCTTCACGAATTTTTGCCGCAGGAGGAATATAACCAGAAGGAAATAGCAAAAAAGATGAAACTTAGTCTTAAAGAGATACAGGAAAAAGTGTCGGCGCTTCACGAATTGAATCCTATGTTAGGCCACCGGGGTTGCCGTTTAGGTGTTACCTATCCTGAAATATATGACATGCAAGTACAGGCTATTATTGAAGCTGCATGTAATATGAAGAAAAAGGGTATTACCGTATATCCAGAAATTATGTTGCCTATCATTAGTACAGAACAGGAATTCAGTGTATTAAAGGATAATGTCCATAAAATTGCCAAAGATGTTATGCAGAAAAAAAACATGCAAATTGAATATATGGTAGGCACTATGATTGAATTGCCGCGAGCAGCCCTGATAGCTGATAAAATTGCAAAACATGCAGAATTCTTTTCCTTTGGAACTAATGACCTTACGCAAATGACATTCGGATTTAGCCGTGATGATGTAGGATCTTTTGTACCGGAATACCTTGAGAAAGGTATTCTTGAAAAAGATCCATTTCAGGTATTGGATCAGGAAGGAACAGGGCAATTAGTTGAGATTGGGATTCATAAAGGAAGGAGTATCCGGTCCAATCTAAAAGTCGGTATCTGTGGTGAACATGGTGGAAATCCTCAAACTATCTCCTTCTGCCATAAGATTGGAATGAACTACGTAAGTTGTTCGCCATTTAGGGTACCTATTGCCAGGCTTGCTGCAGCGCAGGCCTCATTACAGCAACCTGTATCACGGGCAACTGTTTAA
- a CDS encoding putative transposase — protein MAKVALEAIKGEKTIAELSSEYEVRRTQIVNWRKRAWEGMVEIFQGKGEEITRREGEGDR, from the coding sequence ATGGCAAAAGTAGCCTTGGAGGCAATAAAAGGAGAAAAGACAATAGCAGAGTTATCGTCAGAATACGAAGTACGCAGGACACAGATAGTAAATTGGCGAAAACGAGCATGGGAGGGGATGGTAGAGATATTTCAGGGGAAAGGGGAGGAAATTACGAGAAGAGAAGGAGAAGGTGATAGATGA
- a CDS encoding formate dehydrogenase alpha subunit: MTNSISEIKDCKLIFLIGGNPTEAHPIVGLEMKKALRNGCTFIVADPRRIWFAQHAKLYLPVRPGTDNWLLNAMAHVIIAEGLENKEFISTRTEGFEELKAFVKDITPEQASGFTGIPAEDIRQAARLYAKSEKSAIYYTLGITEHTCGTDNVRTIANLALLTGHVGKSSTGVNPIRGQNNVQGATDMCIPNKMTGYQDVTDNAVMEKFEKAWGVTLSRTPGATAPTMFERMGKNQFKALYVIGEDPVISEPNQDSTIKALKNLEFLVVQDIFMSETAKYADVILPATSFAEKDGTFTNTERRVQRVRKAINPVGNTKPDWQITSELSTRMGYSMNYPSPKEIFAEIASLTPILAGISYERIEQNGIQWPCPDAKHPGTKFLHEGKFPRGLGKFFVLPYRAPAESPDKEFPLLLSTGRTLYHYNAGTMTRRSEGIIHKTNECFVEVNQADAKELGIFDGETVRIATRRGEITARAEVSEKVKKGVIWMPMHFVESAVNKLTKDAYDNITQTAEYKVCGAKIEKLGA, encoded by the coding sequence ATGACCAATTCCATTAGCGAAATCAAGGATTGTAAACTCATTTTTCTAATTGGTGGCAACCCAACAGAGGCACATCCGATTGTGGGATTGGAGATGAAGAAGGCCCTAAGGAATGGATGTACCTTTATTGTAGCTGATCCACGCAGGATCTGGTTTGCTCAGCATGCCAAGTTGTATCTCCCGGTAAGACCGGGTACAGATAACTGGTTATTGAATGCAATGGCTCATGTCATCATTGCCGAAGGTCTTGAAAATAAAGAATTCATAAGCACTCGGACAGAAGGTTTTGAAGAGTTAAAAGCATTTGTGAAGGATATTACACCTGAACAGGCCTCGGGATTTACTGGTATTCCGGCAGAAGATATCCGTCAAGCTGCCAGATTATACGCTAAGTCAGAAAAATCAGCCATATATTATACCCTGGGAATTACTGAACATACCTGTGGTACCGATAATGTGAGAACTATTGCAAATCTTGCTTTATTGACAGGACATGTCGGAAAATCCAGTACAGGTGTTAATCCCATCCGTGGTCAGAATAACGTGCAGGGTGCTACAGATATGTGCATACCGAATAAAATGACCGGATATCAGGACGTTACAGATAATGCGGTTATGGAGAAATTTGAGAAGGCATGGGGTGTTACATTATCAAGAACTCCGGGGGCTACTGCGCCGACCATGTTTGAACGCATGGGTAAGAATCAATTTAAGGCCCTGTATGTAATCGGAGAAGACCCGGTTATCAGTGAACCTAATCAGGATTCCACTATCAAAGCGCTAAAAAATCTTGAGTTTCTTGTTGTACAGGATATTTTTATGTCAGAAACTGCTAAATATGCAGATGTTATCCTGCCAGCTACTAGTTTTGCCGAAAAGGATGGTACTTTTACTAATACGGAACGCCGTGTCCAGCGTGTCCGGAAGGCCATCAATCCTGTAGGGAATACGAAACCCGACTGGCAAATTACCTCCGAATTGTCTACGCGTATGGGATACAGCATGAATTATCCTTCACCAAAGGAAATTTTTGCTGAAATTGCAAGCCTTACACCCATACTCGCAGGCATTAGTTATGAAAGAATCGAGCAAAATGGCATTCAATGGCCATGTCCGGATGCAAAACATCCCGGTACTAAATTTTTACATGAAGGTAAATTTCCAAGGGGTCTTGGTAAATTTTTTGTATTGCCCTATCGTGCACCCGCCGAGAGTCCTGATAAAGAGTTTCCATTATTACTCTCAACAGGGCGTACTTTGTATCATTACAATGCAGGTACTATGACACGAAGGTCGGAAGGGATTATTCATAAAACAAATGAATGTTTTGTTGAAGTAAATCAGGCAGATGCAAAGGAATTGGGAATTTTTGACGGTGAAACGGTTAGAATTGCTACACGTCGTGGTGAGATTACTGCTCGTGCCGAGGTTTCTGAGAAGGTAAAGAAGGGTGTAATCTGGATGCCTATGCACTTTGTTGAGTCTGCTGTAAATAAGTTGACAAAAGATGCATATGATAATATTACCCAGACGGCGGAATACAAGGTTTGCGGGGCAAAAATTGAGAAACTAGGTGCATAA
- a CDS encoding transposase, giving the protein MDVIDPKEIPFIEEEIIKVLLDKQQINLDTLLCDTSNFFTYIDSGNRQCDVARRGYNKQKRMDLKQFGLFLLVSRQDQIPLFHKIYQGNLSDRTIFQEQFRDMVNRFKAISGSLEDITLVFDQGNNSKKILQEVNSTVSFVGSVSPYHQRSLIEEANRSMSKIQVKDRSVDCCRIRTNLWQMDLTVVVYISEKLRQGQLRGVEQSIKKLFEKLKGIQEKIKAPTQRGKKRDREELEARITALIASSVPEGLIDWRIEDGKRDAFELDFWIEQERFEYLKEHWFGRRIVITNRHKWDTEEIILAYWGQHKVEYVFKNLKNPFHLAVRPQYHWTDQKIEVHGFIWVLAFLLGMIAYKRAKEKARFQGSISTLLEKLSSIRLATFIEGPSEKSKGKYKTTQHLEEMDEDLLALVNALGISHALEKSSIPFSVYN; this is encoded by the coding sequence ATGGACGTCATTGACCCAAAAGAAATACCTTTCATCGAAGAAGAGATAATCAAAGTGCTCCTTGATAAACAGCAAATAAATCTTGATACCTTGCTGTGTGATACGAGTAATTTTTTTACCTACATTGATTCTGGCAACAGGCAGTGCGATGTTGCCCGGAGGGGATATAATAAACAAAAGAGAATGGACTTGAAGCAGTTTGGATTATTTCTTTTAGTTTCCCGTCAGGATCAAATTCCCCTTTTTCATAAGATATATCAGGGAAATCTTTCAGATAGAACGATTTTTCAAGAGCAATTCAGAGATATGGTAAATCGATTTAAAGCCATTTCCGGCTCATTAGAGGACATAACCCTGGTATTTGACCAGGGAAATAACTCCAAGAAGATATTACAAGAGGTAAACAGCACAGTGAGCTTTGTCGGCTCTGTATCACCCTATCACCAGAGGTCTCTTATAGAAGAGGCCAATAGATCGATGAGCAAAATACAGGTAAAGGATCGTAGTGTTGATTGTTGTCGGATAAGAACCAACCTTTGGCAGATGGATCTTACGGTAGTGGTATATATTTCCGAGAAACTTCGGCAGGGACAACTCAGAGGAGTTGAGCAAAGCATAAAGAAACTCTTTGAAAAACTCAAGGGTATTCAGGAAAAAATCAAGGCACCGACTCAAAGAGGTAAAAAGAGAGACCGTGAGGAGTTAGAAGCGAGAATAACAGCACTCATTGCTTCTTCCGTACCGGAGGGTCTTATTGACTGGCGTATTGAAGATGGGAAAAGAGATGCATTTGAACTGGACTTTTGGATAGAGCAAGAGCGGTTTGAGTATTTGAAAGAACATTGGTTTGGGCGTCGTATAGTAATCACCAACCGTCATAAATGGGATACAGAGGAGATTATCCTGGCTTATTGGGGACAACATAAGGTGGAATATGTTTTTAAAAATCTTAAAAATCCCTTTCACTTGGCAGTGCGGCCGCAGTATCACTGGACAGACCAGAAGATTGAAGTTCATGGATTTATTTGGGTGCTTGCATTTCTTCTGGGCATGATTGCTTATAAAAGAGCCAAAGAAAAAGCACGTTTCCAGGGATCAATCTCTACACTCCTGGAGAAACTCTCATCGATAAGGCTTGCAACATTCATTGAAGGCCCTTCAGAGAAATCGAAAGGGAAATATAAGACAACTCAACATCTTGAAGAAATGGATGAAGACCTTTTAGCTCTTGTAAACGCTCTAGGAATATCTCATGCACTAGAAAAGTCTTCAATCCCTTTCAGTGTATACAACTAA
- a CDS encoding putative formate dehydrogenase alpha subunit gives MVMVPKIKLNIDGNTIEVDKGKTILQAASSVGIHIPTLCHDPRLEPFAACRVCMVEIERSKSNALITSCNTEVTNGMVIRTDSEKVLKTRQMVLELILSDHPKDCMTCGKCGACKLQDLAYEYGVRESKFFEEPDGGVVEDSNPVIQQDTSKCILCGRCVRICAEVQQDYAIDFKNRGFKTETGLPFGMSRRDTTCVLCGQCVSTCPVGSLVEKQAVGMGREWEFKQVKTTCAYCGVGCTMYLNVKENKVVKVTSKVGSIPNDGNLCVKGRFGFDFVHHPDRLKQPLIKRNGKFEEATWDEALNLVASKLGEIKAKYGPDYVGVMSSSRCTNEENYLAMKFARATIGTNNVDQCART, from the coding sequence ATGGTAATGGTTCCAAAGATTAAATTAAATATTGATGGTAATACGATAGAAGTGGACAAAGGCAAAACAATTTTACAAGCAGCCAGTTCTGTCGGTATTCATATTCCAACCCTTTGCCACGATCCTCGTCTGGAGCCCTTTGCGGCATGCCGTGTTTGTATGGTGGAGATAGAAAGAAGTAAGTCGAATGCTCTTATTACTTCCTGCAATACTGAAGTTACCAATGGTATGGTTATTCGAACTGATTCTGAGAAGGTATTAAAAACACGACAAATGGTTTTGGAGTTAATTCTTTCGGATCATCCTAAGGATTGTATGACGTGTGGGAAATGTGGCGCCTGCAAATTACAAGATCTCGCTTATGAGTATGGTGTGAGAGAAAGCAAATTTTTTGAGGAACCAGACGGCGGTGTTGTAGAGGATAGTAATCCTGTCATTCAGCAGGATACGAGCAAATGTATCCTGTGTGGTCGCTGTGTCCGCATTTGCGCCGAAGTTCAGCAGGATTATGCTATTGATTTCAAGAATCGGGGGTTTAAAACGGAAACGGGACTACCATTTGGAATGTCTCGGCGTGATACAACCTGTGTGTTGTGCGGTCAGTGTGTGTCTACCTGCCCAGTTGGTTCATTAGTGGAGAAGCAAGCTGTAGGAATGGGACGGGAGTGGGAGTTTAAGCAGGTCAAAACCACCTGCGCCTATTGCGGTGTAGGTTGTACGATGTACTTAAATGTGAAAGAGAATAAGGTTGTTAAAGTAACTTCAAAGGTGGGGTCTATTCCTAATGACGGCAACCTATGTGTAAAAGGGCGATTCGGGTTTGACTTTGTCCATCATCCTGACCGATTGAAGCAGCCGCTTATAAAGAGGAATGGGAAATTTGAAGAAGCAACATGGGATGAAGCGCTGAACCTCGTTGCTTCTAAATTAGGTGAAATAAAGGCCAAATATGGACCAGATTATGTAGGAGTAATGAGTTCTTCGCGGTGCACTAATGAAGAGAATTATCTAGCAATGAAATTTGCGCGTGCTACGATTGGTACAAACAACGTAGATCAGTGTGCCCGGACTTGA
- a CDS encoding 2-acylglycerophosphoethanolamine acyltransferase: MDRKLNKNLSIFPLIKGRLRGIYSTLRLFTVYLMNLLNNCFFLVLKVVGVILLRILYHIQVENRAWIPLKGPLIVAANHFSYMDPVVLQAMFPRRIFFMMTEQFYEGRWKWLFKLFHCICVRKKGTNIAALREGIEVLRKNNVLGIYPEGGVSKEGQFQEGNPGIGFLVKKSNAPVIPAFISGTYEALPKGAKIPRIFRIKVIFGKPMTFEKIKGTTKEEIEEITRKIMEQIKRLSPCLTH; encoded by the coding sequence ATGGATCGAAAATTAAACAAAAATCTTTCCATATTTCCCCTTATTAAGGGAAGACTAAGAGGTATCTACTCTACCCTACGTTTGTTTACTGTTTATCTTATGAATTTATTGAACAATTGTTTTTTCTTAGTACTTAAGGTAGTAGGTGTTATCTTATTGAGAATACTTTATCATATCCAAGTTGAAAATAGAGCATGGATACCACTGAAAGGACCCCTTATCGTGGCAGCAAATCATTTTAGTTATATGGACCCCGTGGTCCTACAGGCAATGTTCCCAAGGCGTATTTTTTTTATGATGACTGAACAGTTTTATGAAGGACGCTGGAAATGGCTTTTTAAATTATTTCACTGTATCTGTGTAAGAAAGAAAGGCACGAATATTGCTGCACTTAGAGAGGGAATTGAGGTACTTAGGAAAAATAATGTTCTTGGTATCTACCCTGAGGGAGGCGTAAGTAAAGAAGGTCAATTTCAAGAGGGAAATCCCGGTATTGGTTTTCTGGTAAAAAAAAGCAATGCACCTGTCATCCCCGCATTTATTTCCGGTACATATGAGGCACTGCCGAAGGGCGCAAAGATACCAAGAATTTTCAGAATTAAAGTAATTTTTGGCAAGCCTATGACATTTGAGAAGATAAAAGGTACTACAAAGGAAGAGATCGAAGAGATTACAAGGAAGATCATGGAGCAAATTAAAAGATTATCACCATGTCTTACACACTAA